A genomic segment from Triticum dicoccoides isolate Atlit2015 ecotype Zavitan chromosome 1A, WEW_v2.0, whole genome shotgun sequence encodes:
- the LOC119275029 gene encoding probable trehalose-phosphate phosphatase 2 isoform X2: MTYTTPTSFPSSGLYLNTPKKKPLPSKIEEVRAAGWLDLMLASSPPRKRQSKDFLPHDVQADDLDLRYRNWMVNYPSALGSFEAITELARGKKLALFLDYDGTLSPIVDNPANAVMSDEMRAAVRHVASLFPTAIISGRSRDKVFDFVKLTELYYAGSHGMDIMGPIRKSESNGHHVECVRSTDSEGKEVNLFQPASEFLPMIAEVFENLSESIKDIEGARMEDNKFCVSVHYRNVAPHDYETVHQRVTAVLKDYPCLRLTHGRKVLEVRPVIDWNKGKAVEFLLESLGLSESDDVLPIYVGDDKTDEDAFKVLKANNHGFGILVSSVPKDSDAFYSLRDPSEVMEFLRTLAAWKEGSS, translated from the exons ATGACGTACACAACGCCTACTAGCTTCCCATCTTCTGGGCTTTACCTGAACACCCCAAAGAAGAAACCTCTTCCCAGCAAGATCGAAGAGGTTCGTGCTGCCGGATGGCTTGATCTGATGCTGGCCTCCTCACCTCCTCGTAAGAGGCAAAGCAAGGACTTCTTACCCCATGATGTTCAAGCTGATGATCTTGATTTGCGGTATCGTAATTGGATG GTGAATTATCCTTCTGCTTTAGGCTCCTTCGAGGCAATTACTGAGCTTGCCCGTGGAAAAAAATTGGCATTGTTTCTTGATTATGATGGAACTCTTTCGCCTATTGTGGACAATCCTGCAAATGCAGTAATGTCTGACGAG ATGCGTGCTGCTGTGAGGCATGTAGCATCACTTTTCCCGACTGCAATCATTAGTGGAAGATCTCGTGACAAG GTATTTGACTTTGTGAAACTAACCGAGCTGTACTACGCTGGAAGTCATGGAATGGACATCATGGGGCCTATTAGGAAGTCTGAGTCCAATGGTCACCATGTGGAATGTGTTAGGTCCACTGATTCAGAG GGTAAAGaggtcaatctcttccaacctgcaAGTGAGTTTTTACCTATGATAGCTGAG GTGTTTGAAAATCTTAGTGAGAGTATAAAGGACATCGAAGGTGCAAGGATGGAAGATAACAAGTTCTGTGTGTCTGTGCATTACCGAAATGTTGCACCACAT GACTACGAAACAGTTCATCAGCGTGTAACTGCTGTTCTGAAGGATTACCCTTGTCTTAGGCTTACCCATGGGAGGAAG GTTCTTGAAGTTCGCCCTGTCATTGACTGGAACAAGGGGAAAGCTGTGGAATTTTTGCTTGAATCGCTTGGACTAAGCGAGAGTGACGATGTTCTTCCCATCTATGTCGGAGATGACAAGACTGACGAAGATGCATTCAAG GTTCTGAAAGCAAACAACCATGGCTTTGGAATTCTGGTTTCATCTGTGCCCAAGGACAGTGATGCCTTCTATTCCCTGAGGGATCCATCTGAG GTGATGGAATTCCTGAGGACATTGGCAGCATGGAAGGAGGGTTCTAGCTGA
- the LOC119275029 gene encoding probable trehalose-phosphate phosphatase 2 isoform X1, whose translation MDLKTSHNSPVFVDPLPSLALPMTYTTPTSFPSSGLYLNTPKKKPLPSKIEEVRAAGWLDLMLASSPPRKRQSKDFLPHDVQADDLDLRYRNWMVNYPSALGSFEAITELARGKKLALFLDYDGTLSPIVDNPANAVMSDEMRAAVRHVASLFPTAIISGRSRDKVFDFVKLTELYYAGSHGMDIMGPIRKSESNGHHVECVRSTDSEGKEVNLFQPASEFLPMIAEVFENLSESIKDIEGARMEDNKFCVSVHYRNVAPHDYETVHQRVTAVLKDYPCLRLTHGRKVLEVRPVIDWNKGKAVEFLLESLGLSESDDVLPIYVGDDKTDEDAFKVLKANNHGFGILVSSVPKDSDAFYSLRDPSEVMEFLRTLAAWKEGSS comes from the exons ATGGATTTGAAGACGAGCCACAACTCCCCTGTTTTTGTTGATCCTCTCCCTTCACTAGCCTTGCCTATGACGTACACAACGCCTACTAGCTTCCCATCTTCTGGGCTTTACCTGAACACCCCAAAGAAGAAACCTCTTCCCAGCAAGATCGAAGAGGTTCGTGCTGCCGGATGGCTTGATCTGATGCTGGCCTCCTCACCTCCTCGTAAGAGGCAAAGCAAGGACTTCTTACCCCATGATGTTCAAGCTGATGATCTTGATTTGCGGTATCGTAATTGGATG GTGAATTATCCTTCTGCTTTAGGCTCCTTCGAGGCAATTACTGAGCTTGCCCGTGGAAAAAAATTGGCATTGTTTCTTGATTATGATGGAACTCTTTCGCCTATTGTGGACAATCCTGCAAATGCAGTAATGTCTGACGAG ATGCGTGCTGCTGTGAGGCATGTAGCATCACTTTTCCCGACTGCAATCATTAGTGGAAGATCTCGTGACAAG GTATTTGACTTTGTGAAACTAACCGAGCTGTACTACGCTGGAAGTCATGGAATGGACATCATGGGGCCTATTAGGAAGTCTGAGTCCAATGGTCACCATGTGGAATGTGTTAGGTCCACTGATTCAGAG GGTAAAGaggtcaatctcttccaacctgcaAGTGAGTTTTTACCTATGATAGCTGAG GTGTTTGAAAATCTTAGTGAGAGTATAAAGGACATCGAAGGTGCAAGGATGGAAGATAACAAGTTCTGTGTGTCTGTGCATTACCGAAATGTTGCACCACAT GACTACGAAACAGTTCATCAGCGTGTAACTGCTGTTCTGAAGGATTACCCTTGTCTTAGGCTTACCCATGGGAGGAAG GTTCTTGAAGTTCGCCCTGTCATTGACTGGAACAAGGGGAAAGCTGTGGAATTTTTGCTTGAATCGCTTGGACTAAGCGAGAGTGACGATGTTCTTCCCATCTATGTCGGAGATGACAAGACTGACGAAGATGCATTCAAG GTTCTGAAAGCAAACAACCATGGCTTTGGAATTCTGGTTTCATCTGTGCCCAAGGACAGTGATGCCTTCTATTCCCTGAGGGATCCATCTGAG GTGATGGAATTCCTGAGGACATTGGCAGCATGGAAGGAGGGTTCTAGCTGA